The DNA region CCTCGTCGAGCAGCTGCTCCAGCTCGCCGGGCTGGATGAACTCGGCGATGTTGTCGTTGGCGTTGAAGCGCTTGCGGGCTGCGGTCAGCCGTTCGCGGATCTTGACCGAAACGGGCGTGCCCTCGTCGGGCGTGGCAGCGCTCTGGTCGGCGGCGAGAGATGTGAACATGGCGGCGATGGTACCAGCGAAAGGCCTTTTCGGCTTTACAAGGGTTTTAGGCCTCCAGCGCTTATGCAGCAAGCGCAAGTAGCTATTATTTTAATAGCAAACAGGCTTTCTGCCGTCAGTAGCGCTGGCCGGTCACCCAGAGCGCCATGCGCATGAGGCCGAAGGCGACGCGGTCCAGCACCCGCTGGCGCCAGGGCCGGCCGGCGTAGCGGTCGGGGTCCATGCGGCTGCCTGCGTGGGCCATGGCGTCCAGCAGCCGGGCGCGCAGCTCGTGGGCGAAGCCGGCATCCTCCACCACCACGTTGGCCTCGCGCGCCAGCAGCATCGACAGGGGATCGAGGTTGGACGAGCCCACCGTCGCCCAGGGATGCGCGCCATCGGCGTCGATCACCGCCACCTTGGCGTGCAGGAAGCTCGGCGAGTACTCGTGGATCTCCACGCCCGCATCCAGCAGCGCGCCATACACCGGCCGCGCCGCGTGGTACTGCATGAAGTACTCGTAGCGGCCCTGCAGCAGCAGCCGCACGCGCACCCCGCGCCGTGCCGCCAGCACCAGGGCGCGGCGCAGCTTGCCGCCGGGCATGAAGTAGGCGTTGGCGATGATGACCTCGTGCCGCGCGTTGCCGATCGCGCGCAGGTAAGCCTTCTCGATGCGGGTGCGGTGGCGCACGTTGTCGCGCAGCACCAGCGCGGCCCGCATGCCCTGGGCGGCCTCTGCAGCCTGCTGCGCCGGCAGGCGGGCGGCGCTCGCCTTGCGCAGATCGGCCAGGGCGTGGGCCAGTGCGCGGCGGCGCACGTCCCGCACGGCCCGCATGCGCCACCACAGCTGCTCCATCGTGTCGCTGGCCTGCGCCACCAGCGCACCCGTCACGCGCACGGCGAAGTCGAAGCGCGGCGCCTCCAGCGCG from Paracidovorax wautersii includes:
- the clsB gene encoding cardiolipin synthase ClsB gives rise to the protein MVCEDHRIRLLQGTQELFPALIADMDGALSDIQFETYIFDATGTGAEIAEALIRAARRGVRVHLAVDGFGTGPLPSPWPERFAQAGVQVQVYSPLGPLGLLLPRRWRRLHRKLCVVDGCVLYCGGINVLDDFHDPNHGALEAPRFDFAVRVTGALVAQASDTMEQLWWRMRAVRDVRRRALAHALADLRKASAARLPAQQAAEAAQGMRAALVLRDNVRHRTRIEKAYLRAIGNARHEVIIANAYFMPGGKLRRALVLAARRGVRVRLLLQGRYEYFMQYHAARPVYGALLDAGVEIHEYSPSFLHAKVAVIDADGAHPWATVGSSNLDPLSMLLAREANVVVEDAGFAHELRARLLDAMAHAGSRMDPDRYAGRPWRQRVLDRVAFGLMRMALWVTGQRY